The window ATATTTTAACTATAAACCACTCAGCCAGGTACTTGACACCCTGATCTCCAAGTACGATTTTAAAATAAATTATGATCTGGAAGATGTAAGTCCTTACAAGCTCACCTATTTGTTTACAGGCACCAAACCTGAAAGTGTGATACGAATCTGCCTGGATCACACTGACCTTAGCTACGCTATCTCTGAGAAGGGAGTATTTAAAATCTATAACAAAACCAAAATAACAGCTCAAAAAATACTTGAAGATCAAACCCGATATCAGGGTAAACCCCAAAAAAAAGATTTTACGATTAAAGGTATCGTCAAGGACCGCAACACCGGTGAGACACTACCTTATGTCAATATTTCTATTGCAGGTACAGACCAGGGAGTCAATACTAATGTGGATGGGTATTTTACCCTGCTTTCAGTACCCAGCGATACGGTAGGGTTACTGGTGTCCTATATTGGATACCAATCGATCACTTTCTATCTCAATCCAAAACTGGACCCTAATAATATTATGATCCCAATGCTGCCGCAATCTCAACTTTTGAATGAAGTCATCGTTTCGGCTGATAGAGAGGAGATCCTGAGAGCCAATGAAAAAATATCCATGCTCAAGATGTCACCCGTCAAAATTGCAGCACTTCCTTCTATCGGTGAAAAAGATGTTATGCGATCTTTTCAACTGATGCCAGGGGTGTCAGCTGCCAATGAAAACTCGTCGGGATTATATGTCAGGGGAGGAACGCCGGATCAAACCCTGGTACTGTATGATGGATTTAATGTATATCATGTAGAGCATTTGTTTGGGTTCTTTTCCGCATTCAATTCCAATGCCATCAAAGATGTCCAACTGTACAAAGGCGGCTTTGAATCAAAGTTTGGCGGAAGGATCTCCTCTGTTGCAGAGATCACAGGCAAAGAGGGCAATGCCCAACATTTTAACCTGGGGATCAATGCAGGCCTGCTAGCCGCCAATGCAACCGCAGAGATACCGATCGGAGATAAAGTGACCACTTTATTCGCCTTCAGAAGATCTTATCAATCCGGCTTATACAACAAGATCTTTAATAAATATGGCGCTTCTACCAACCAGGTGATACCCGGCAGTCCTCCTGCTGGCGGGGGAGGAGGAGGTAGATTCAATCAAGGATTTAATTTTGCCACGACTACGCCTAAATCCTTTTTTTATGACCTCAATGGTAAAATCACGTTTAAACCCACACAAAAAGACATCCTCACGCTGAGTGTATACAATGGTACTGATAATATGGACAACTCTCGTACCAATAGTTTTGGTGGTGGTGGTGGTTTTGGCGGTGGTGGTTTCGGTAGACAAAACTTTAACCTCAATACCAATGACCAAACCAATTGGGGCAATACTGGCGGCTCATTTAAATGGAGTCACCGATTTTCAAAATCGTTTTATCTCAATTCACTCATCTCTTATTCTAACTATTTTTCTACCCGTGATCGAAGATCAGACAATACGATTACAGATTCATCCGGCGCTGTGAGCAATAATCGCCTTGGCAGCTATGAAGACAATAACCTCCTGGACTATTCTGCCAAAGTCGATATGGAATGGAAACTCAATCAATATCATCAATTGGAATTTGGCGTGGGTACGACCCTCAATGATATAAAATATCTTTATTCACAAAATGATACGGTTAAAATCATAGATCGGCACACCACAGGTTATACCAGTACAGCCTATGTACAAGATCGATGGACTTATGGCAAACTCAGCGTGATTCCCGGCTTACGAATTGACCATTTTTCACCAACCCAGGGTGTCTATTTCGAACCTCGTTTATCTGCCGCCTACAATTTGACCGAACGTATAAAACTTAAAGCAGCCTACGGCCACTATTATCAATTCGTCAAGCGGGTAGTGCGTGAAGATGTCTTACAGGGCAGTCGGGATTTTTGGGTATTGGCAGACAATGTAAAACTGCCTGTCGCCAAGGCGATTCATTATATAGCCGGAGCTTCCTATGAAAACAAAAACTGGCTGTTTGATGCGGAGATCTATCTCAAGGACATCACAGGGCTGAGTGAATACTCCTTGCGCATCAAGCCTGCACCAAGATCTATCTCCTATGAAGAAAAGTTTGCCCAGGGAGACGGAATCACTAAAGGTCTGGACCTGCTGGTGCAGAAAAAATATGGAAAATTAAATGGATGGATGTCCTATTCACTGGGAAGTGTCAAATATGATTTCGCAGATTTTGGCAAGCCATTTTATGCCAACCAGGATGTTCGCCATGAATTTAAAATGGTGGGCATTTATTCATACAAAAACTGGGATTTTTCAGCTACCTGGATCTATGCCAGCGGCCGACCTTATACTTCTCCGGCCGGTGGTTATGTATTAAAATTGCTCGATGGCACTACCAGGGATTTTATCACGGTGACCGACAAAAATGGCGTGAGATTGCCTGATTATCATCGAATGGATGTAGCAGCTACCTATAAATGGCAAAGCCTCAAAGGTGCGCCGCGCAGCATTAGCCTCTCATTATTTAATCTTTATGGCCGGGTTAATACCTGGTATAAAGAATTTCAAATAGAATCAGGCCAGATCCTGGAAACCAATGTCAGCTTTCTTGGCTTTACTCCCAATCTTTCAGTATCCTGGCAACTACGTTAATCTTTATGACACACCAATCAATGAATAACATGAATCGAATTATTTTTTATTTCTTCCTTTTTACATGCCTGATCACACTAGTATCTTCTTGCGAAAAGTCTGATTCCATCGACCTCTACGGCGCAAGACCCGTGGTGCAGGGATATCTCTCTGCCGGTGACAGCATCTCTATTGAGATTACAAAGGAAATTCCTATTGGGTCAGCAGATACCATTGCAGAGCCCTTGACCGGCCTGGATATCCTGATCTCCACCGGAGGTCAGTCTATTGCTTTGATAGAAACTCAACCCGGTATCTATACTTCCTTTCAAAAAATCATTTCAGAACAAACCTATACTTTGGAGTTTGAATATGGTGGCAAACTCGTCACTGCTCACACTACTGTACCTACACCTCCGGTGGATTTCGCCATGAGTGCATCAGAGTTGGCTATTGCACAGATCGTTTTTGGTGGTGGCGGATTTCCAGGAGGATTTTCAGGATTGCCTGATCCTGTCTTACTCACCTGGACCAATACTGATCAATCTTATTATTTGACTTCTTATATCAATACCGATACCATTCAAGTACCGATTTTTAGTGGCGGGCCCAACTTCCGTGGCAGAGGCAGGATCGCATTTAACCCTCCGACACAAGGTATATCTGCCCAGATACAACCATTCCAATTGGAATACTATGGCCTGTACCACATAGGACTCCTGCATGTCCAGCCAGAATATGCAGCCTTATATGAAAACAATAATCAATTAAGTTCTATTAATATTGCACCACCACCAACCAATATAGAAAATGGCCTGGGTATATTCACAGGATATGCTCAAACTACGCTGAACTTACTGGTCAAAAAACAATAATACTTCGTATAGGATTAGATAGTGTATTGCCATTGGGTGCGGTATATTATTTTTGCAGGCTCAATAATTTTTTTGATCCTTGACCTTCACTTCACCCAATTTTGATTTATTGTGTGTATCTATTCGGCAGTAGCTACGCTGGTTTATTTTGATGGGAGTGAGATTGTTAAATCCCAACTGATGTTTGAGGTTGAATATTAAATCCCTCAGATATTGGTTTTCCAACCAGCCATGTATAAAATTTTCAGAGTATTTTTATACTTCATTAATCAATCCCTGATACTATGAAACGAGTCACCGGCCTGGGCGGCATCTTTTTTAAGTCAAATGACACCACCACCCTCAAAGCCTGGTATTCAAAACACCTCGGTATCAACACGGATCAATACGGCGCCACTTTCTCCTGGCAAAGCCAGGCTGGCAATATCGGTCATACAGTATGGAGCCTATTTAAAAAGGATACAGATTATTTCAATCCTGGTGAACAGGAATACATGATCAATTACCGTGTTGCAAACCTTGAAGAGCTACTCAAAGTCCTCAAAGAGGAAGGTGTAGAGATCGTTGGTGATATGGAAGTGTATGACTATGGCAAATTTGGATGGATCCTCGATCCGGAAGGGCACAAAATAGAATTATGGGAGCCGGTCAACGAAGAATTTGGGAAAATGTTGGTGACCGTCAATATCAGCGAATAAACGAAATCCCCCATCTTGGGTGAATAAATTTCAACTTGATTAAAATTATTTTTGACTTAAATAAAAAAGTATCTCATGGTTTTTAATAATGCAATCAGTTGGTTTGAAATACCGACTACGGATCTCGATCGTGCCACTACTTTCTACGAAACGATATTTGACATCAAACTCAATCCTTTGGATATGCCTCAGCTCAAGATGCGCATGTTCCCTCTGGAAGATATGATGGGTGTAGGCGGTGCTTTGACATTTGCTGAAGGATTTTATAAGCCCTCAGCGACTGATGGGCCACTGGTCTATCTCAATGCCAATCCGGATGTGCAGAGCATACTCGACAGGATTCCGGATGCAGGTGGTACCATTTTAGTGCCTAAGACGGAGATCTCTCCAGAGCACGGACATATGGCAGTGTTTTTGGATACGGAAGGCAATCGGGTGGCTTTGCATTCAGTTCCGCCTGTTCCTATGATGCCGATGTAAAGAGTACACACCCACATTAGGCTATACATATCCTATATCTATCTTAGCTATAGGCTTTTTTTCTTTTGTTTTTTCGGCAATGCCAGGTGAGTGACGCTGGGCGATGCACCTTATATTAACGATATCTGAGGCATGAGATTAATAGTAAAGCTTCTGCTTTCACTCCTTTTTTACGCATGTCCTGACTCATATTCCTTATATCAATGATACCTGTCATTTGATACTTAAGACGATCAAACTACCTTTCCAGGTGATTTAATTCAAATAAACCAATACTATATGAACACAATAAAATGGATTCTGGCGAGTTCGATAGTTCTTTTGACTGCCTGTGCGACCTCCAACATCACTTCGTCCTGGATAGCACCGCAAACTACTTTGCAGCACTTCAATAAAATCCTGGTACTGGGCCTGATCCGCGAATCAGATCGCAACATTCAGGTTAGTATGGAAAAGCACCTCATGGGAGATCTTCGCAATCTTGGTTACTTTGCTTTATCCTCCTATGAGGAATATGGTCCTAAGGCTTTTAATAATATGAATGAAGACGAAGCTATCAATAAGCTTAAGAATAGTGGGATCGATGCAGTCCTTACTATTGTTTTATTGGACAAAGAAAAAGAGAGGTTGTATACCGGTGATAGGATATATTATTCTCCCTATGCTGGATATTACTCCAGATTTTGGAACTATAGATATACGCTCTATCATCGCATAGTCGAACCTGGCTATTATGTATCTACAAAATATTTTTGGGAAAGCAATCTTTATGATATGCATAGCCAGCAACTGATCTATTCTGTACAAACCGAGTCTTTTGATCCGGGCAATGCTGAAAGCCTGGGACATGAATATGGACAATTGATTGTAAACAATATGTTGAGCAAAAATGTATTGGCCAAGCAACTTAGTTTGCCTTAACGCTCGATCTGAAATATTATTTCTCTTGGATTTTGACGGAGGACTTTATTACTTAATGAAAGGTTGACCTTTGTATTAGCACTACTTTAGCCAGAATTATAACCATTCTGATTCTGATCCAACATTTTCCCTCTTTGCTATCAAAGAAGATTGAATAAAAAATGAGTACCAGATATTATTGGGTACATTTATTCATTCGATCATTATCATAGTCTAGAATTCCTAAAATGAAAAACACATCATTCGCATTTTGTGATCTTAATATTATCCTTATTAAGATTATCAATAAATCCAAAACGATCAGTAAAAGGTTTCTACTGGCCTTATTATTATGTGTTCATATCGCTGCTACGCTCACTGCACAGACCGCTTCTACCATAGAAGTCCCTGAATGGGCACTGCCTGGGTCCAAAACTCATAAACAAGTACCGCCTCCGGCAGGCTTTCATCGTCCGACTGTAAACATCAAAAAACGCATCGGTATGTTTAAAGGTCAAAGTGATATAGGTGGACCCTTAGTACCAGGCTCCGCCAGTTATGACAAAAAAACCAAACAGTATACCATCGCTTCGGCCGGATACAATATCTGGTACTTCAGAGATGAATTCAGATACCTATGGAAGAAGATGTCAGGGGATGTATCACTGGCAGCAGATGTAAACTTCCCTGATAAAGAAGGTTATTTTGACAGAAAAGCAGTGCTGATCATTCGACAAAATCTGGAAGACGATGCCAAAGAAGCTATGACTGCCCTGCATGGTGGTGGGCTGATTCACCTGGCATACCGTCCTGAAAAAGGCCAAAATCTAAAAGAAATGAAGGTTGATAAAAAAGGAGCGATGCGTATAGGGATTGAGAAAAAGGGGGATTATTTCACTGTCTATCTCAGTATGTCAGGAGAACCCATGCAACAATATGGCACTCCTGTAGAGCTACATATGGATGGCCCATTTTATGTGGGTATCGGCTTTTGCTCTCATCAACCTGTGACGGTAGATAAAACCATACTGTCTAATGTAGTGATGGTGAATAGTGCGGGTAAAATAGAATAAGCTAGCTAATACTATCAGGCTCCTGGATTTTGGAGACCCTGCGCCTCGAGCATATACCTGAAAAGCGAAGCGACCATTGTTTAGTTTAATGGTCAATTATGACCTGTTGTGATTCCGGGGTTTTCTTATCATTTATAACCCCATCCATTCATAATCGCAAAATCCTGCTTCATGCTGTCGATCGGAGCTATACCCTGGTAGGCTTCCTGTTCGATGATGAGGTAAAAAGTTCCTCCCTTTTTTCGGGCATATTTGACGATGCTTTTTACATCGATGAGCCCTTTACCCAGGATAGTACTTTCGTAATGATCAAGCCCATTCATTTGAGCTTTGATGACATCTTTGACATGCATCAACTCGTATCTGCCTGGATATTTTTTTAATAACTCCATGGCACGCCCACCACCGCCATACATATTGCCGATATCTATTTGTTGTGCTACCAGGCTGGGGTCCGTATTTTCCATGATGATGTCCATGATCAATTTACTAGTCAATCGGATGCTAAACTCAAAATCGTGATTGTGATAACCATACCTGATACCTTGTGACTTACAATATGCCCCTGCACCATTAAATCCTTCGAGAAATTTTCTGAGATCATCGAGATTTTTTCTAAGATTGATATCCAGCCAGGGACTGATGATGTAATCCTGACCTGCTGTAACGGCATCTTCTACGGTGGTTTTCCATAGATCAGTGACTTGAGTTCCGTCCCAATGGGGTTGTCCAAATACCGTATGACCACTTTTCATCGTCATGCCGTGATCACTGAGTATGTTTTTCCAATCCATGGGGGAATATCCATAGAATTGTCTTTTTTCATTGTTATAGCCTGCATGCTCACAGTCCTTGTAGCCGATATTGGCCAAAGCTTTGATAGTGCCCACCGGGTCCTTGGTCATTGCATCCCGGACAGAATATAGTTGGAGGCTGAGAATATATGGTTTTTTCTTTGTTGCCAATAAATCCAAAGGAGAGGTGGTGGATATAGCCAGGGCTCCCAGTGATGTATTTTTGATAAAATTGCGCCTTTGCATGATTATATTTTTTATTTAAAGGTAGGGAAATAATTTGCACATAGCTATCTACAGTCCACCGAAAAGCAAAAAAACTTTGTACGGATGATAAAGCAGGCTTCAAGCACTTAACAATAAGCTAAATCTCCACTACGATTCAGCTACTTCTCCTGCGATCGGCTCCTCTTTTTCATCGAGATTATAATCATCATCTCTTCGGTTTTTTTGTTGATCTCGGGTATAGGCTTTGATGATTTCTTTCACCAGTCGATGCCTGACTACATCTTCTGCGGTAAGCTCGACTTTGGCAATACCCTGGATATGTTGCAACAAATAGATAGCTTGAGATAGACCCGAACGTTGATTGCGCGGAAGATCGATCTGCGTGAGATCACCGGTGATGATGCACTTGGCGGAAGGTCCAAGTCGGGTCAGAAACATTTTGATCTGTAATGGGGTTGAGTTTTGAGCCTCATCAAGGATGATATAAGCATTGTCTAGCGTGCGCCCGCGCATGTACGCGAGTGGTGCGATCTCTATGATGCGTTGCTCCAT of the Saprospiraceae bacterium genome contains:
- a CDS encoding sugar phosphate isomerase/epimerase, giving the protein MQRRNFIKNTSLGALAISTTSPLDLLATKKKPYILSLQLYSVRDAMTKDPVGTIKALANIGYKDCEHAGYNNEKRQFYGYSPMDWKNILSDHGMTMKSGHTVFGQPHWDGTQVTDLWKTTVEDAVTAGQDYIISPWLDINLRKNLDDLRKFLEGFNGAGAYCKSQGIRYGYHNHDFEFSIRLTSKLIMDIIMENTDPSLVAQQIDIGNMYGGGGRAMELLKKYPGRYELMHVKDVIKAQMNGLDHYESTILGKGLIDVKSIVKYARKKGGTFYLIIEQEAYQGIAPIDSMKQDFAIMNGWGYK
- a CDS encoding biopolymer transporter Tol yields the protein MSGDVSLAADVNFPDKEGYFDRKAVLIIRQNLEDDAKEAMTALHGGGLIHLAYRPEKGQNLKEMKVDKKGAMRIGIEKKGDYFTVYLSMSGEPMQQYGTPVELHMDGPFYVGIGFCSHQPVTVDKTILSNVVMVNSAGKIE
- a CDS encoding VOC family protein codes for the protein MKRVTGLGGIFFKSNDTTTLKAWYSKHLGINTDQYGATFSWQSQAGNIGHTVWSLFKKDTDYFNPGEQEYMINYRVANLEELLKVLKEEGVEIVGDMEVYDYGKFGWILDPEGHKIELWEPVNEEFGKMLVTVNISE
- a CDS encoding TonB-dependent receptor, whose translation is MTSKISFGIIVSLLLLGNIGYLPSLYSQDNMVAAKPVKEYFNYKPLSQVLDTLISKYDFKINYDLEDVSPYKLTYLFTGTKPESVIRICLDHTDLSYAISEKGVFKIYNKTKITAQKILEDQTRYQGKPQKKDFTIKGIVKDRNTGETLPYVNISIAGTDQGVNTNVDGYFTLLSVPSDTVGLLVSYIGYQSITFYLNPKLDPNNIMIPMLPQSQLLNEVIVSADREEILRANEKISMLKMSPVKIAALPSIGEKDVMRSFQLMPGVSAANENSSGLYVRGGTPDQTLVLYDGFNVYHVEHLFGFFSAFNSNAIKDVQLYKGGFESKFGGRISSVAEITGKEGNAQHFNLGINAGLLAANATAEIPIGDKVTTLFAFRRSYQSGLYNKIFNKYGASTNQVIPGSPPAGGGGGGRFNQGFNFATTTPKSFFYDLNGKITFKPTQKDILTLSVYNGTDNMDNSRTNSFGGGGGFGGGGFGRQNFNLNTNDQTNWGNTGGSFKWSHRFSKSFYLNSLISYSNYFSTRDRRSDNTITDSSGAVSNNRLGSYEDNNLLDYSAKVDMEWKLNQYHQLEFGVGTTLNDIKYLYSQNDTVKIIDRHTTGYTSTAYVQDRWTYGKLSVIPGLRIDHFSPTQGVYFEPRLSAAYNLTERIKLKAAYGHYYQFVKRVVREDVLQGSRDFWVLADNVKLPVAKAIHYIAGASYENKNWLFDAEIYLKDITGLSEYSLRIKPAPRSISYEEKFAQGDGITKGLDLLVQKKYGKLNGWMSYSLGSVKYDFADFGKPFYANQDVRHEFKMVGIYSYKNWDFSATWIYASGRPYTSPAGGYVLKLLDGTTRDFITVTDKNGVRLPDYHRMDVAATYKWQSLKGAPRSISLSLFNLYGRVNTWYKEFQIESGQILETNVSFLGFTPNLSVSWQLR
- a CDS encoding VOC family protein, with the translated sequence MVFNNAISWFEIPTTDLDRATTFYETIFDIKLNPLDMPQLKMRMFPLEDMMGVGGALTFAEGFYKPSATDGPLVYLNANPDVQSILDRIPDAGGTILVPKTEISPEHGHMAVFLDTEGNRVALHSVPPVPMMPM
- a CDS encoding DUF4249 domain-containing protein, whose product is MNRIIFYFFLFTCLITLVSSCEKSDSIDLYGARPVVQGYLSAGDSISIEITKEIPIGSADTIAEPLTGLDILISTGGQSIALIETQPGIYTSFQKIISEQTYTLEFEYGGKLVTAHTTVPTPPVDFAMSASELAIAQIVFGGGGFPGGFSGLPDPVLLTWTNTDQSYYLTSYINTDTIQVPIFSGGPNFRGRGRIAFNPPTQGISAQIQPFQLEYYGLYHIGLLHVQPEYAALYENNNQLSSINIAPPPTNIENGLGIFTGYAQTTLNLLVKKQ